Proteins encoded in a region of the Panicum hallii strain FIL2 chromosome 3, PHallii_v3.1, whole genome shotgun sequence genome:
- the LOC112884370 gene encoding UPF0014 membrane protein STAR2-like — MLKPVTATAVVAMAVALSFTQKNALWILLAYLFMVTVAGYTAGQRAKHVPRGRYIAFVSILVGTAVTMLVIVALKVFPFTPRYIIPVAGMLAGCAMTVTGVTMKKLQEDVKIQRNMVETALALGVTPREATLQQVRRSLGIALAPVIDNAKTVGQIALPGAMMGLIMGSASPLEAIQLQIVVKNMVMAANTVSSIVSSYLCWTSFTKAFQLKEEVFADE; from the exons ATGCTCAAGCCGGTGACCGCCACTGCCGTGGTCGCCATGGCCGTGGCGCTCAGCTTCACCCAGAAGAACGCGCTCTGGATCCTCCTCGCATACCTCTTCATG GTGACGGTCGCCGGCTACACGGCGGGGCAGCGCGCGAAGCACGTCCCCCGCGGCAGGTACATCGCCTTCGTGTCCATCCTGGTCGGCACGGCCGTCACCATGCTCGTGATCGTGGCGCTCAAGGTCTTCCCCTTCACGCCGCGGTACATCATCCCCGTCGCCGGCATGCTGGCCGGCTGCGCCATGACGGTCACTGGGGTCACCATGAAGAAGCTCCAGGAGGACGTCAAGATTCAGAGGAACATG GTGGAGACCGCCCTGGCTCTGGGCGTGACGCCGCGGGAGGCGACGTTGCAGCAGGTGAGGAGGTCGCTGGGGATCGCGCTGGCCCCCGTCATCGACAACGCCAAGACGGTGGGGCAGATCGCGCTGCCCGGCGCCATGATGGGGCTCATCATGGGCAGCGCGTCGCCGCTggaggccatccagctgcagaTCGTCGTGAAGAACATGGTCATGGCCGCCAACACCGTCAGCAGCATCGTCTCCTCCTATCTCTGCTGGACCTCCTTCACCAAGGCCTTC